In a single window of the Longimicrobium sp. genome:
- a CDS encoding SDR family oxidoreductase → MRLHDKTAVITGAGSGIGRAMALLFAREGARVLAADLDGAAAEATAAMVHAEGGLCLPHTVDASEPEQVRRMIETAISEMGRIDVLCNNAGIGSTTDVVECEPEDWDRVMAVNVRSVFLGCKYALPHMVKRGRGAIVNTASVAGMVGVPKRASYCASKGAVIALTRQVAMDFVKQGIRVNCVCPGTVDSPWVERLLAGVEDKAEARAALEARQPMGRLGTPEEVAAAALYLASDDAAFVTGTSIVLDGGWTAA, encoded by the coding sequence GTGCGGCTACACGACAAGACGGCGGTGATCACGGGCGCCGGTTCGGGGATCGGGAGGGCGATGGCGCTCCTCTTCGCGCGCGAAGGAGCCCGCGTGCTGGCCGCGGACCTCGACGGCGCGGCGGCGGAGGCGACCGCGGCGATGGTGCACGCGGAGGGCGGGCTCTGCCTGCCGCACACGGTGGACGCCAGCGAGCCGGAGCAGGTGCGCCGTATGATCGAGACGGCGATCTCCGAGATGGGACGCATCGACGTGCTGTGCAACAACGCCGGGATCGGCTCCACCACCGATGTGGTGGAGTGCGAGCCGGAGGACTGGGACCGCGTGATGGCGGTCAACGTCCGCAGCGTCTTCCTGGGGTGCAAGTACGCGCTGCCGCACATGGTGAAGCGGGGGCGCGGCGCCATCGTCAACACCGCCTCCGTGGCGGGGATGGTGGGGGTGCCGAAGCGCGCCTCGTACTGCGCCAGCAAAGGCGCCGTCATCGCGCTCACCCGGCAGGTGGCGATGGACTTCGTGAAGCAGGGGATCCGCGTCAACTGCGTCTGTCCAGGGACGGTGGACTCGCCCTGGGTGGAGCGCCTGCTGGCCGGCGTCGAGGACAAGGCCGAAGCGCGCGCCGCCCTCGAAGCCCGCCAGCCGATGGGCCGCCTGGGCACGCCCGAGGAGGTCGCCGCCGCCGCGCTCTACCTGGCCTCCGACGACGCGGCGTTCGTGACCGGCACCTCCATCGTACTCGACGGCGGCTGGACCGCCGCCTGA
- a CDS encoding ATP-binding protein, with product MQSPGEKRRGSLRGEILFSLAFLCGAALLLAVWTLTVVRVAAPNSSLLVWILLAVDVLAFVFLGSHLIQRHVMRPISQAVGAAEAIAGGDYERRVPVGDTREMAALAGAINRMTDQLLENQERLSHNVHSLDETNRILLATQRDLVQAEKLASIGRLSAGVAHEIGNPLGAVLGYTSLLRKRGAEAELVDGLDREARRIDRIVRALLDYSRPAPAHREPVEVNESLRRVLGLLQAQERLGEVEVEMKLDPGDTAIVADPHLLDQIFLNLMDNACNAMNGRGKLVVRTILEEYRIDRPIPSRRADDPPGITYAHLRRPRFASVRDATRIEPGTPIVRTVISDTGVGILAENIEHIFDPFFTTRAPGEGTGLGLAIVASTVAEFGGRIEASSAEGGGAVFSVCFPTVQAES from the coding sequence GTGCAGAGCCCCGGCGAAAAGCGCCGGGGCTCTCTGCGTGGCGAGATCCTCTTCAGCCTCGCCTTCCTCTGCGGCGCCGCGCTCCTCCTGGCCGTCTGGACGCTGACCGTGGTCCGCGTGGCCGCGCCCAACTCCAGCCTCCTGGTTTGGATCCTCCTGGCGGTGGACGTGCTCGCCTTCGTCTTCCTGGGAAGCCACCTCATCCAGCGCCACGTGATGCGCCCCATCTCGCAGGCCGTCGGCGCCGCCGAGGCCATCGCGGGGGGCGACTACGAGCGCCGCGTACCCGTCGGCGACACGCGGGAGATGGCGGCGCTCGCCGGCGCCATCAACCGCATGACCGACCAGCTCCTGGAGAACCAGGAGCGCCTCTCGCACAACGTCCACTCCCTCGACGAGACCAACCGCATCCTCCTGGCCACGCAGCGCGACCTGGTGCAGGCGGAAAAGCTGGCCTCCATCGGACGCCTCTCGGCCGGCGTGGCGCACGAGATCGGCAACCCGCTCGGCGCGGTGCTCGGCTACACCTCGCTCCTGCGCAAGCGCGGCGCGGAGGCCGAGCTGGTGGACGGGCTGGATCGCGAGGCTCGGCGCATCGACCGCATCGTGCGCGCCCTGCTGGACTACTCCCGCCCCGCCCCCGCGCACCGCGAGCCGGTGGAGGTCAACGAGTCGCTGCGCCGCGTGCTCGGTCTCCTCCAGGCGCAGGAGCGGCTGGGCGAGGTGGAAGTGGAGATGAAGCTCGATCCCGGCGACACGGCGATCGTGGCCGATCCGCACCTCCTCGACCAGATCTTCCTCAACCTGATGGACAACGCCTGCAACGCGATGAACGGGCGCGGCAAGCTGGTGGTGAGGACGATCCTGGAGGAGTACCGCATCGACCGCCCGATCCCCTCGCGCCGCGCGGACGACCCGCCGGGGATCACGTACGCGCACCTGCGCCGCCCGCGCTTCGCCTCCGTGCGCGACGCCACGCGCATCGAGCCCGGCACGCCCATCGTGCGCACGGTGATCTCGGATACGGGGGTGGGGATCCTGGCCGAGAACATCGAGCACATCTTCGACCCGTTCTTCACCACCCGCGCGCCGGGGGAGGGAACGGGGCTCGGGCTTGCCATCGTCGCCAGCACCGTGGCAGAATTCGGAGGGCGCATCGAAGCCTCCTCCGCGGAGGGGGGCGGCGCCGTCTTCTCCGTCTGCTTCCCCACCGTCCAGGCCGAATCGTGA
- a CDS encoding fumarylacetoacetate hydrolase family protein, whose protein sequence is MKLVTYDAQGRARIGALVEGGVVDLGTVAADMLSLIERGEAGLDEARAAVEAASEVLPMERVRLLAPIPRPRKNIVCLGMNYAAHAYESARAKGLPEKLPEHPVFFTKSPTTVIGPGAEIPLDAAITTQLDWEVELGFVLGRTGKNIAREDALGYIFGYTVINDVSARDLQNRHQQFFKGKSLDGTCPMGPCIVTADELPDAGDLALSLRLNGKTMQDSRTRDLVFDIPTIIAVLSRGQTVEAGDVVSTGTPSGVGMGLDPQTWLKPGDVLEAEIERIGVLRNTVAAA, encoded by the coding sequence ATGAAGCTGGTGACGTACGATGCACAGGGCCGCGCGCGTATCGGCGCGCTCGTCGAGGGCGGAGTGGTGGACCTGGGAACCGTCGCGGCGGACATGCTGTCGCTGATCGAGCGCGGCGAGGCGGGGCTGGACGAGGCCCGCGCCGCGGTGGAAGCGGCGAGCGAGGTCCTCCCGATGGAGCGCGTGCGCCTCCTCGCACCCATCCCGCGGCCGCGCAAGAACATCGTGTGCCTGGGGATGAACTACGCGGCGCACGCCTACGAGTCGGCGCGGGCGAAGGGGCTGCCGGAGAAGCTCCCCGAACACCCCGTCTTCTTCACCAAGTCACCCACCACGGTCATCGGCCCCGGTGCCGAGATCCCGCTCGACGCCGCGATCACCACGCAGCTCGACTGGGAGGTGGAGCTCGGGTTCGTACTGGGGCGCACGGGAAAGAACATCGCCCGCGAAGACGCGCTCGGCTACATCTTTGGCTACACCGTCATCAACGACGTCTCCGCGCGCGACCTCCAGAACCGGCACCAGCAGTTCTTCAAGGGGAAGAGCCTGGACGGCACCTGCCCCATGGGCCCGTGCATCGTCACCGCGGACGAGCTGCCGGACGCGGGCGACCTCGCGCTCTCGCTGCGGCTCAATGGAAAGACGATGCAGGACAGCCGCACGCGCGACCTGGTGTTCGACATCCCCACCATCATCGCCGTGCTCTCGCGCGGGCAGACGGTGGAGGCGGGCGACGTGGTCTCGACCGGCACGCCCAGCGGGGTGGGGATGGGGCTGGATCCGCAGACGTGGCTCAAGCCGGGCGACGTGCTGGAGGCGGAGATCGAGCGCATCGGCGTGCTGCGCAACACGGTCGCCGCCGCGTAG
- a CDS encoding GMC family oxidoreductase, whose protein sequence is MQPYPGPADPALLALNPYEARTAAAVFERMFPADEHGPGAAELGVLAYVDRALAGAYRDRVDEYRTGLASFDRAACRRHDRPFADCAPAEQDALLAELEAGTLDGFRVPPPRDFFAMLRQHLQEGLFADPAYGGNRGKAGWRFLGHPGVWFENTAEENLATEPATKNGIILSLADVGYSLDGGPREPVEIPGYDPQRGAEPPGAADVVLVGVGAAGSMAASILCKAGLRVVGLEAGPWRTSRDFVPDELGSSYYCRGGMGPKFLAETPRWRRNEHEPTRPATFTLGRMMNGVGGSVIHWGGALRRCHPHHFRFLSHLRETGADRLLPEGHTLADWPVSYDELEPYYAALEHHIGVAGDARANPFVPRSGGYPLPPVRPFRMGELFRQGAESLGLHPYPTPVAVNSEPYNGNPAITYCAWSGGFGPFNDERWHPGQTWVPRALATGNFDLRTHCRVLRVLTDVDGHASGVEYVDANGTARIQEARTVILCSYTFENVRLMLLSGSGQHPHGVGNDAGQVGKHVMSKLWSDVSGHFPGVVFNAHTGPAAQMWSLDDYISAGFDSAAHGFIGGAAPNVENQRLPIQISREALPPEVRSWGRPYRDHLREWQHVAAVRLQPDTLPYHANYLELDPLHRDRSGLGLPLLRITYDMQPNEHRMSEFMEGEAEKILRAMGAARTWRGPRFAGVVSSHELGGCRMGHDPATSVVDLDLEVHDTPGLHVFGTAVFPSCHGVNPTLTMWAVCARAAERLAARLRG, encoded by the coding sequence GTGCAGCCGTACCCCGGCCCGGCGGACCCCGCGCTCCTGGCGCTCAACCCGTACGAGGCGCGCACCGCGGCGGCGGTCTTCGAGCGGATGTTCCCGGCCGACGAGCACGGCCCGGGCGCCGCCGAGCTGGGCGTGCTGGCCTACGTGGACCGCGCGCTCGCCGGCGCCTACCGCGACCGGGTGGACGAGTACCGCACGGGGCTGGCGAGCTTCGACCGCGCCGCCTGCCGCCGCCACGACCGCCCGTTCGCCGACTGCGCGCCCGCCGAGCAGGACGCGCTCCTGGCCGAGCTGGAGGCGGGGACGCTGGACGGCTTCCGCGTGCCGCCGCCGCGCGACTTCTTCGCCATGCTGCGGCAGCACCTGCAGGAAGGGCTCTTCGCCGATCCCGCGTACGGCGGCAACCGGGGGAAGGCGGGGTGGCGCTTCCTGGGGCACCCGGGCGTCTGGTTCGAGAATACGGCCGAGGAGAACCTCGCCACCGAGCCCGCCACCAAGAACGGGATCATCCTCTCGCTGGCCGACGTGGGCTACTCGCTGGACGGCGGCCCGCGCGAGCCCGTGGAGATCCCCGGCTACGATCCGCAGCGCGGCGCCGAGCCCCCGGGCGCCGCGGACGTCGTGCTGGTAGGCGTGGGAGCGGCGGGGTCGATGGCGGCGTCCATCCTCTGCAAAGCAGGGCTGCGCGTGGTGGGGCTGGAGGCCGGTCCGTGGCGCACCAGCCGCGACTTCGTGCCGGACGAGCTGGGCTCCTCGTACTACTGCCGCGGCGGAATGGGCCCCAAGTTCCTGGCCGAGACGCCGCGCTGGCGCCGCAACGAGCACGAGCCCACCCGCCCCGCTACTTTCACGCTGGGGCGGATGATGAACGGGGTCGGCGGCTCCGTCATCCACTGGGGCGGCGCGCTCCGCCGCTGCCATCCGCATCACTTCCGTTTCCTCTCTCACCTGCGCGAGACGGGCGCGGACCGGCTTCTTCCCGAGGGCCACACGCTGGCCGACTGGCCGGTGTCGTACGACGAGCTGGAGCCGTACTACGCGGCGCTGGAGCACCACATCGGCGTGGCAGGCGACGCGCGCGCCAACCCGTTCGTGCCGCGCTCCGGCGGGTACCCGCTGCCGCCCGTGCGCCCCTTTCGCATGGGCGAGCTCTTTCGCCAGGGGGCAGAGTCGCTGGGGCTGCATCCGTACCCCACCCCCGTGGCCGTCAACAGCGAGCCGTACAACGGCAACCCGGCCATCACCTACTGCGCGTGGAGCGGCGGCTTCGGCCCCTTCAACGACGAGCGCTGGCATCCGGGGCAGACCTGGGTCCCCCGGGCGCTCGCGACCGGCAACTTCGACCTGCGCACCCACTGCCGCGTCCTCCGCGTCCTCACCGACGTCGACGGGCACGCGAGCGGCGTGGAGTACGTGGACGCCAACGGCACCGCGCGGATTCAGGAGGCGCGCACGGTCATCCTGTGCAGCTACACGTTCGAGAACGTGCGGCTGATGCTCCTTTCGGGGAGCGGCCAGCATCCGCACGGGGTGGGGAACGATGCGGGGCAGGTGGGGAAGCACGTGATGAGCAAGCTGTGGTCAGACGTCTCGGGCCACTTCCCCGGCGTCGTCTTCAACGCCCACACCGGCCCCGCCGCGCAGATGTGGAGCCTGGACGACTACATCTCCGCGGGCTTCGACTCGGCGGCGCACGGGTTCATCGGCGGCGCGGCGCCCAACGTGGAGAACCAGCGCCTCCCCATCCAGATCAGCCGCGAAGCGCTGCCGCCGGAGGTGCGCTCGTGGGGCCGCCCGTACCGCGACCACCTGCGCGAGTGGCAGCACGTGGCCGCCGTGCGCCTGCAGCCGGACACGCTCCCGTACCACGCCAACTACCTGGAGCTGGACCCGCTCCACCGCGACCGCAGCGGCCTGGGGCTCCCGCTGCTGCGCATCACCTACGACATGCAGCCCAACGAGCACCGCATGTCCGAGTTCATGGAAGGCGAGGCGGAGAAGATCCTGCGCGCCATGGGGGCCGCACGCACGTGGCGCGGCCCCCGCTTCGCCGGCGTGGTGAGCAGCCACGAGCTGGGCGGCTGCCGGATGGGGCACGACCCCGCCACCTCGGTCGTCGATCTGGATCTCGAGGTCCACGACACGCCGGGGCTGCACGTGTTCGGCACGGCCGTCTTCCCCTCCTGCCACGGCGTCAACCCCACGCTCACCATGTGGGCCGTCTGCGCCCGCGCCGCCGAGCGCCTCGCCGCCCGGCTAAGAGGTTAG
- a CDS encoding mandelate racemase/muconate lactonizing enzyme family protein, which yields MIITDVTTLKLHYTMDVAMADAIHYMPSRPTLLVQVHTDAGIVGLGEAAAYGGFLESTESLILGELKRTVVGQDPFRIERLWQMMASRAHQRGRRGMLMQAISGVDIALWDIVGQATGTPLYRLLGGYRDHLPVYASAGFYAAGKDAAALAEEVGGYAERGFGCIKIKVGRQPDALLNPLPDMMAPDYATVTFEEDVERVRAARAAIGPKVKLAIDANNAWTPSLALRFMEAVRDQDIYWLEEPVGTEDIEGSALVAHRVTTPVAGYETESSLPGFRELISRRAVDIVQPDVIWSGGITETRKIAALAHAYGLPVIPHNFSSAVAAIANMHFIASIPNGSWLELDQNPNPLRTELFQEPLTVRPDGTMALPERPGLGVALNPETVERYRVERHGP from the coding sequence TTGATCATCACCGACGTCACCACCCTGAAGCTGCACTACACGATGGACGTGGCGATGGCGGACGCCATCCACTACATGCCTTCGCGCCCCACGCTGCTGGTGCAGGTGCACACGGATGCGGGGATCGTGGGGCTGGGCGAGGCGGCGGCGTACGGCGGGTTCCTGGAGAGCACCGAGTCGCTCATCCTCGGCGAGCTGAAGCGCACCGTCGTGGGCCAGGACCCGTTCCGCATCGAGCGGCTCTGGCAGATGATGGCGTCGCGCGCCCACCAGCGCGGCCGCCGCGGGATGCTGATGCAGGCCATCTCCGGCGTGGACATCGCGCTCTGGGACATCGTGGGGCAGGCCACGGGCACCCCGCTCTACCGGCTGCTGGGCGGCTACCGCGACCACCTTCCCGTGTACGCCTCCGCCGGCTTCTACGCGGCGGGCAAGGATGCGGCGGCGCTGGCGGAGGAGGTGGGCGGATACGCGGAGCGGGGCTTCGGCTGCATCAAGATCAAGGTGGGCCGCCAGCCGGACGCCCTCCTCAACCCCCTCCCTGACATGATGGCGCCGGACTACGCCACCGTCACCTTCGAGGAAGACGTGGAGCGCGTCCGCGCCGCCCGCGCCGCCATTGGTCCGAAGGTGAAGCTGGCGATCGACGCCAACAATGCGTGGACTCCGTCGCTCGCGCTGCGCTTCATGGAGGCGGTCAGGGACCAGGACATCTATTGGCTGGAGGAGCCGGTGGGGACGGAGGACATCGAGGGCTCCGCGCTGGTGGCGCACCGGGTGACCACGCCGGTCGCCGGCTACGAGACGGAGTCGTCGCTCCCCGGCTTCCGCGAGCTGATCTCGCGCCGCGCGGTGGACATCGTGCAGCCGGACGTGATCTGGTCCGGCGGCATCACCGAGACGCGCAAGATCGCCGCCTTGGCGCACGCCTACGGCCTCCCGGTGATCCCGCACAACTTCTCGTCCGCGGTGGCGGCGATCGCCAACATGCACTTCATCGCCTCCATCCCCAACGGAAGCTGGCTGGAGCTGGACCAAAACCCCAACCCTCTCCGCACCGAGCTCTTCCAGGAGCCCCTCACCGTCCGCCCGGACGGCACCATGGCCCTTCCGGAACGCCCGGGGTTGGGCGTGGCGCTGAACCCGGAGACGGTGGAGCGGTACCGGGTCGAGCGGCACGGTCCGTAG
- a CDS encoding sigma-54 dependent transcriptional regulator, whose product MSNRRVLVIDDEAGLRHTLLLILRDEGYQVQVAEDGEAGLRAAAAEDPELILCDVRMPRLGGVEFLERYKAAGGGGLVIMMSAYGSIDAAVEAMRRGAYDYISKPFNADEVILTLRKAEEREQLRREVARLRKEVGQLTGTEGVVGSSAGMREVLELAGRVAPFPSTVLITGESGSGKEAIARTIHRSSPRSARAFVAVNCGAIPENLLESELFGHEKGAFTGADRAREGVFEEADGGTLFLDEIGELPLALQVKLLRAVQERTIRRVGGSGERAVDVRVLAATARDLIEEVKSGRFRDDLFYRINVVQIHVPPLRTRPEDIPLLAAHFLRMHARRLHIDSPELPASVLPILAAYPWPGNVRELENVLERALVLSGGRITEEHLPSHVRSGKELFEVRDDESDLSVKRRLPALERTLIARALERCGGNRTRAAEILELSVRALSYKIQDYGLD is encoded by the coding sequence GTGAGCAACCGCAGGGTTCTGGTGATCGACGACGAGGCGGGGCTGCGCCACACCCTCCTCCTGATCCTGCGCGACGAGGGGTACCAGGTGCAGGTGGCCGAGGACGGCGAGGCCGGCCTGCGCGCCGCCGCCGCCGAGGACCCCGAGCTCATCCTGTGCGACGTGAGGATGCCGCGGCTGGGCGGCGTCGAGTTCCTGGAGCGCTACAAGGCGGCGGGCGGCGGCGGGCTCGTCATCATGATGAGCGCCTACGGCAGCATCGACGCCGCCGTCGAGGCGATGCGGCGCGGCGCCTACGACTACATCTCCAAGCCCTTCAACGCGGACGAGGTGATCCTCACCCTCCGCAAGGCCGAGGAGCGCGAGCAGCTTCGCCGCGAGGTCGCCCGCCTGCGCAAGGAAGTCGGCCAGCTCACCGGCACCGAGGGCGTCGTCGGCAGCTCCGCGGGGATGCGCGAGGTGCTGGAGCTGGCCGGCCGCGTCGCCCCCTTCCCCTCCACCGTCCTGATCACGGGCGAGAGCGGGAGCGGCAAGGAGGCCATCGCCCGCACCATCCATCGCTCCTCGCCGCGCAGCGCGCGCGCCTTCGTGGCCGTCAACTGCGGCGCCATTCCCGAGAACCTGCTGGAATCGGAGCTCTTCGGCCACGAAAAGGGCGCCTTCACCGGCGCCGACCGCGCGCGCGAGGGGGTCTTCGAGGAAGCGGACGGAGGCACCCTCTTCCTGGACGAGATCGGCGAGCTCCCCCTGGCCCTGCAGGTGAAGCTCCTGCGCGCAGTGCAGGAGCGCACCATCCGCCGCGTGGGCGGCAGCGGTGAGCGCGCGGTGGACGTGCGCGTGCTGGCCGCCACGGCGCGCGACCTGATCGAGGAGGTGAAGAGCGGCCGTTTTCGCGACGACCTCTTCTACCGGATCAACGTGGTGCAGATCCACGTGCCGCCGCTGCGCACGCGCCCGGAAGACATCCCGCTCCTGGCCGCGCACTTCCTGCGCATGCACGCGCGCCGCCTGCACATCGACTCCCCCGAGCTCCCGGCGAGCGTCCTCCCCATCCTGGCCGCCTACCCCTGGCCCGGCAACGTCCGCGAGCTGGAGAACGTCCTGGAGCGCGCCCTGGTCCTCTCCGGCGGCCGCATCACCGAGGAGCACCTCCCCTCGCACGTGCGCAGCGGCAAGGAGCTCTTCGAGGTCCGAGACGACGAGAGCGACCTCTCCGTGAAGCGCCGCCTCCCGGCCCTGGAGCGCACCCTCATCGCCCGCGCCCTGGAGCGCTGCGGCGGCAACCGCACCCGCGCCGCCGAGATCCTGGAGCTGTCGGTGCGCGCGCTGTCGTACAAGATCCAGGATTACGGGCTGGATTGA
- the larA gene encoding nickel-dependent lactate racemase gives MHVSLAYGRGRLQVAVPDDAVVISPREFPGLPDEHAAFLEAVRAPVAAAPLRALATERSTVAISISDITRPTPSERLVPWIMAELAHVPRENFVILNGTGSHRPNTRDELVTMLGAEIVDTVRIVNHDAFAESGLTRVGDTPLGGEVWVSDEWLRAGVRIVTGFVEPHFFAGFSGGAKGVIPALAGIRTIKHLHSARMIGDPGSTWARLEGNPVQEEIRAAVAMAPPHFLVNVAINPRREITGVWAGHYLRAHEDACRFVARHATRAVDHAFDVVLSTNSGYPLDQSVYQAVKGMSAAARIVKPGGAIVVAAECSDGLPNHGSFKDLLRMRETAEDLLRMIEEPGFEMHDQWQAQCQALVQRRAEVHLFSTLPPDTVRSAMLIPSTDIEATLDALLRRYGPTARVAVLPEGPQTVAHVAA, from the coding sequence ATGCACGTCTCGCTCGCCTACGGCCGCGGCCGGCTGCAGGTAGCCGTCCCCGACGATGCGGTGGTGATCTCCCCGCGCGAGTTCCCGGGGCTGCCGGACGAGCACGCCGCGTTCCTGGAAGCCGTGCGCGCGCCGGTCGCCGCCGCGCCGCTCCGCGCGCTGGCGACGGAGCGCTCCACCGTCGCCATCTCCATCTCGGACATCACGCGCCCCACCCCCAGCGAGCGCCTGGTCCCCTGGATCATGGCGGAGCTGGCGCACGTGCCGCGCGAGAACTTCGTCATCCTGAACGGCACCGGCTCGCACCGCCCCAACACGCGCGACGAGCTGGTGACGATGCTCGGCGCGGAGATCGTGGACACCGTTCGCATCGTCAACCACGACGCCTTCGCGGAGTCGGGGCTCACCCGCGTGGGCGACACCCCGCTGGGTGGCGAGGTGTGGGTGAGCGACGAGTGGCTGCGCGCGGGCGTCCGGATCGTGACGGGCTTCGTGGAGCCGCACTTCTTCGCGGGATTCAGCGGCGGCGCCAAGGGGGTGATCCCGGCGCTGGCGGGGATCCGCACCATCAAGCACCTCCACAGCGCGCGCATGATCGGCGACCCGGGCTCCACCTGGGCGCGGCTGGAGGGGAACCCGGTGCAGGAGGAGATCCGCGCCGCCGTGGCGATGGCGCCGCCGCACTTCCTGGTCAACGTCGCCATCAATCCGCGCCGCGAGATCACGGGCGTGTGGGCGGGCCACTATCTGCGGGCGCACGAGGATGCGTGCCGCTTCGTCGCGCGCCACGCCACCCGCGCGGTGGACCACGCGTTCGACGTGGTCCTCTCCACGAACAGCGGCTACCCGCTCGACCAGAGCGTCTATCAGGCGGTGAAGGGGATGAGCGCCGCCGCGCGCATCGTGAAGCCCGGCGGCGCCATCGTCGTCGCCGCCGAGTGCAGCGACGGCCTCCCCAACCATGGCAGCTTCAAGGACCTCCTGCGCATGCGCGAGACCGCCGAAGATCTCCTGCGCATGATCGAGGAGCCCGGCTTCGAGATGCACGACCAGTGGCAGGCGCAGTGTCAGGCGCTCGTGCAGCGCCGCGCCGAAGTGCACCTCTTCTCCACCCTCCCCCCCGACACCGTCCGCTCCGCCATGCTCATCCCCAGCACCGACATCGAAGCGACCCTCGACGCACTGCTCCGCCGCTACGGCCCCACCGCCCGCGTCGCCGTCCTGCCAGAGGGCCCACAGACCGTAGCCCACGTAGCCGCATAG
- the aldA gene encoding aldehyde dehydrogenase, whose translation MDARLESHAMLIGGEWRGAAGGAVRPVLNPATGEAFAEVPEGTRDDARAALEAARAAQPAWEALSGVQRGAYLARIARAIEADSERLARVVVREQGKPLVEARGEIGGAAGFFDYFTSFARAPAGEILPSDAPDEDIWIRSVPYGVVVAIIPWNYPAALFARKVAPALMAGNTIVVKPHEDTPLSALELARVCEAAGLPPGVVNVVTGAGREVGDALVRDRNTNLVTVTGSVRAGREILAAAAENITVVSLELGGKAPFIVMEDADVELAVRHAIHARFVNCGQVCTCNERTYVHRRVFDHFLERYVTLAGGLRMGDPMRTDVDLGPKVNEAEVVKVDAMVARALQQGAEVVLGGRRPEGGEFGRGFWYQPTVLTGVRNDMEIMQQEVFGPVSPVMAFDDFDEAIALANDTPYGLSAYLFTSDLKKMMRAVNALRCGEVYINKIGPEQFQGFHAGYGLSGMGGDDGHHGYAHYFRKKTVYVSYGDGSTEGMMPYGSAAAPLPPQ comes from the coding sequence ATGGACGCACGTCTCGAAAGCCACGCGATGCTCATCGGCGGGGAGTGGCGCGGCGCCGCGGGGGGCGCGGTGCGGCCGGTGCTCAACCCGGCCACCGGCGAAGCGTTCGCGGAGGTGCCGGAGGGGACGCGCGACGACGCACGCGCCGCGCTGGAAGCCGCCCGCGCCGCGCAGCCCGCCTGGGAAGCGCTCAGCGGCGTGCAGCGCGGCGCGTACCTCGCCCGCATTGCGCGCGCGATCGAGGCGGACTCCGAGCGGCTGGCGCGCGTGGTGGTGCGCGAGCAGGGGAAGCCGCTGGTGGAGGCGCGCGGCGAGATTGGCGGCGCGGCGGGCTTCTTCGACTACTTCACCAGCTTTGCGCGCGCCCCCGCCGGCGAGATCCTCCCCTCCGACGCGCCGGACGAGGACATCTGGATCCGCAGCGTTCCCTACGGCGTGGTGGTGGCCATCATCCCGTGGAACTACCCGGCGGCGCTCTTTGCCCGCAAGGTGGCGCCGGCGCTGATGGCCGGGAACACCATCGTGGTGAAGCCGCACGAAGACACCCCGCTCAGCGCCCTGGAGCTGGCCCGCGTCTGCGAGGCGGCGGGGCTGCCGCCGGGCGTCGTCAACGTGGTGACGGGCGCCGGGCGCGAGGTGGGCGACGCGCTGGTCCGCGACCGCAACACCAACCTGGTGACGGTTACCGGCTCCGTGCGGGCCGGCCGCGAGATCCTGGCCGCCGCCGCCGAGAACATCACCGTCGTTTCGCTGGAGCTGGGCGGCAAGGCGCCCTTCATCGTGATGGAGGATGCCGACGTGGAGCTCGCGGTGCGCCACGCCATCCACGCGCGCTTCGTGAACTGCGGCCAGGTGTGCACCTGCAACGAGCGCACGTACGTCCACCGCCGCGTCTTCGACCACTTCCTGGAGCGCTACGTGACGCTGGCCGGCGGGCTGCGCATGGGCGACCCGATGCGCACCGACGTCGACCTGGGCCCCAAGGTCAACGAAGCTGAAGTGGTCAAAGTGGACGCAATGGTGGCACGCGCACTCCAGCAGGGCGCGGAGGTGGTGCTGGGCGGCCGGCGTCCCGAGGGCGGCGAGTTCGGGCGCGGCTTCTGGTACCAGCCGACGGTGCTCACCGGGGTGCGCAACGACATGGAGATCATGCAGCAGGAGGTCTTCGGCCCGGTGTCGCCGGTGATGGCGTTCGACGACTTCGACGAGGCGATCGCGCTCGCCAACGACACGCCGTACGGCCTGAGCGCCTACCTCTTCACGAGCGACCTCAAGAAGATGATGCGCGCCGTGAATGCGCTGCGCTGCGGCGAGGTGTACATCAACAAGATCGGGCCCGAGCAGTTCCAGGGCTTCCACGCGGGCTACGGCCTCAGCGGCATGGGCGGCGACGACGGCCACCACGGCTACGCCCACTACTTCCGCAAGAAGACCGTCTACGTGAGCTACGGCGACGGATCCACGGAGGGGATGATGCCGTACGGATCGGCCGCCGCCCCGCTGCCGCCGCAGTAG